The Amycolatopsis jiangsuensis nucleotide sequence GCACCACGGGTCGATGTCGCGGGAGCAGCGCACCCACGTCGAGGAGGAGCTGAAGTCCGGGCGGCTGCCGTGCGTGGTGGCCACCTCCTCGCTCGAGCTGGGCATCGACATGGGTGCGGTGGATCTCGTCGTGCAGATCGAGGCGCCTCCCACGGTCGCGTCCGGGCTGCAGCGCGTCGGCCGGGCCGGGCACCAGGTCGGCGCCGTGTCCTCCGGCGTCATGTTCCCGAAGTTCCGCGGCGACCTGGTGTCCTGCGCGGTGGTCGCGGAGCGGATGGCTACCGGGGCGATCGAGGCGGTGCGCTACCCGCGCAATCCGCTGGACGTGCTGGCCCAGCACGTGGTCTCGATGGTGGCGCTGGAGCCGTGGACGGTGCCGGATCTCGCGGCTCTGGTGCGGCGGGCGGCGCCGTTCACCGCGCTGCCGGACGACGCGCTGCACGCGGTGCTCGACATGCTCGCCGGCCGGTACCCGAGCGAGGAGTTCGGCGAACTGCGCGCGCGGATCACCTGGGACCGGGTCGCCGGCGAGCTGCACGGCCGGCCGGGGTCGCAGCGGCTGGCGGTCACGTCCGGCGGCACGATCCCCGACCGGGGACTGTTCACGGTGATGACCCCGGGCGAGGAAGGCAAGCCCGGCTCCCGCGTCGGCGAGTTCGACGAGGAGATGGTCTACGAATCGCGGGTCGGCGACACGATCCTGCTCGGCACGTCTTCGTGGCGCATCACCGACATCACGCACGACCGAGTGCTCGTCGTGCCGGCACCGGGGCAGCCGGCCCGGATGCCGTTCTGGAAGGGCGACGCGGCGGGCCGTCCGCTGGAGCTGGGCCGCGCGCTGGGCGCGTTCGTGCGTGAGCTGTCCACTTCGGACACCGCGGCGGCACGCGACCGGGCCGCCGCGGCCGGACTCGACCAGCGGGCGTGCGACAACCTGCTGGCGTATCTGGAGGAACAGAAGTCGGCGACCCGGCACGTGCCGAACGACCGCACGCTTCTGCTGGAGCGCTACCGCGACGAGCTGGGTGACTGGCGGATCGTGCTGCACTCGCCGTTCGGTGCGCAGGTCAACGCGCCGTGGGCGCTGGCGATCGCCGCCCGGCTGCGGGAACACCGCGGGGTCGATGCCCAGGTGGCGCACTCCGACGACGGCATCGTGCTGCGGCTGCCGGACGCGCTCGACGCCGACGGCGGCGAGGTCACCATCGGTTCCGACGACGTGCTGCTCGACCCGGAGGAGGTCGAGCAGCTGATCGTCGCGGAGGTCAGCAGCTCGGCCGTGTTCGCGGCCCGGTTCCGGGAATGCGCGGCCCGTTCGCTGCTGCTGCCTCGCCGGGACCCGGGGCGGCGCACGCCGTTGTGGCAACAGCGGCAGCGGGCCTCGCAGCTGCTGTCGGTGGCGGCCAAGTACGAACGGTTCCCGGTCATCCTGGAGGCCATGCGCGAGGTTCTGCAGGACGTCTACGACGTGGGCGGTCTGCGGGAGCTGATGGGCGACGTCCGGGCGCGCAGAGTGCGGCTGGTCGAGGTCGAGACGCCGGGCGCGTCGCCGTTCGCGCGGAGCCTGCTGTTCGGCTACGTCGGCATGTTCCTGTACGAGACGGACGCGCCGCTGGCCGAGCGGCGGGCGGCCGCGTTGTCGCTGGACTCGGCGTTGCTCGCCGAACTGCTCGGCACGGAGGCGATCCGCGAGCTGCTCGATCCGGAAGCGCTGGCCGAGGTCGAGCGGTCACTGCAACGGCTCGATCCGGAGCGGCACGCCCGGTCCGCGGAGGACGCGGCGGACCTGCTGCGGTTCCTCGGCGACCTGTCCACTGCGGAGGCTTCGGAGCGCGGGATCCAACCGGAGTGGCTCACCGAACTCGTCGCGGCGAGGCGGGCGATCCAGGTGCGCATCGGCGGCGCAGAGCGGTACCTGGCGATCGAGGACGCCGGGCGGGTACGCGATGCGCTGGGCGTCGCGCTGCCGGTGGGCGTACCGGAAGCGTTCACCGAACCGGTCGCGGATCCGCTGGGCGACCTGGTCTCCCGGTACGCGCGCGCCCGCGGCCCGTTCACCGCGGCGGCCGCGGCCACACGGTTCGGGCTGGGCACCGCCGTGGTCGCCGGCGTGCTCGACCGGTTGACCGGGGAGGGCAGGCTGGTGCGGGGCGAGCTGAGCCCGATCGGTCATCCGGACACCCACGGGGTGGGCCTCGAATACTGTGATGCCGCGGTGCTGCGCCGGCTGCGGCGGGCATCGCTGGCACGGTTGCGGGCCGAGGTCGAACCCGTGGAACCCGCGGCACTAGGCCGGTTTCTGCCCGCCTGGCACGGGATCGGCGCACGAGTGCGGTCCGCGCCGACCGCCGATGACGTCCTGGCGGTGGTCGAGCAGCTGGCCGGCGCACCGTTGCCGGCCAGTGCCGTCGAGTCCCTGATCCTGCCGAGCCGGTTGCCGGGGTACTCGCCGGCGCTGCTCGACGAACTCACCACGGCCGGTGAGGTCACGTGGGCGGGCTGCGGCGCGCTCGCCGGCGGTGACGGCTGGCTGGCGCTGGCGCCGTCCGACGTCGCGGACCTGCTGCTGCCCGAGGTGGAGGAGAACCTGCCGGAAAGTCCCCTGCACGAGGCGATCGTCACGACGCTGGAAGGCGGAGCGTTGTTCTTCAGGCAGCTCGTGGACCGCATCACGCCCGCGCTGGAGGCCCCTCCGAACGACGGCGACGTCGTGGCGGCGCTGTGGGATCTGGTGTGGGCCGGTGTGGTCACGGGCGACACCTTCGCGCCGCTGCGGGCGCAGGTGGCCGGCCGCGGCGCGCACAAACCCCGCCGGGCCGCACCACGCGGCCGTTACGCGCGAATGCGCGCGAGCCGTCCCGCCATGCCCTCGCGCACCGGTCCGCCCACCGCGGCCGGCCGATGGGCACTCACGCCGCCCCGGGAAGCCGAACCGACGCGTCGCGCCCACGCCCGCACCGAGGCGTTCCTCGAACGGCACGGTGTACTCACCCGCGGCGCTCTCGACACCGAACGGGTCACCGGCGGTTTCTCCGGTATCTACAAAGTGTTGCGGGGTATGGAGGACACCGGGCAGGTCGTACGCGGGTACGTGGTCGAAGGTCTCGGTGCGGCCCAGTTCGCCGCCAAGGGCGCCGTCGACCGGCTGCGCGCGCTGTCCGGACCGCCGACCTCCACCGACCGCGGACGCGACGGCGCGGTGGTCCTCGCGGCGGCCGATCCGGCACAGCCGTACGGCGCGGCATTGCAGTGGCCTGCCGCAACCGGCGACACGAAACACCGTCCCGCCCGCAAAGCCGGCGCACTGGCAGTCCTGGTGGACGGAGTACCGGCCCTCTACGTCGAACGCGGCGGCCGCTCCCTGCTGAGCTTCACCGAGGAACGAACACCCTTGCAAGCCGCCGCGGCCGCCCTGTCCACCGCCGTCCGAGAGGGGTGGCTGGGCCAGCTGGCAGTCCAACGCGCCGACGGCGAACACGCCCTGACCTCGGAACTGGCCGAAATCCTCCAGGAAGCCGGCTTTCGGGCAACCCCGAAAGGACTCCGCTTGCGCGCATGAACCCACCGGCGACCGCCTGACCGCCTTCCGCCGTCGGCAGCTACCTGGCCGCTCTCCGCCGTTGGCGGCCAGCCCACCGCTCTCCGCCACCGGCAGCCACCCGACCGCCCTCCGCCACCTGGCCGAACTCCACCGTTGGTGGCCAGCCCACCGCCCTCCGCCACCGGCAGCCATCCGACCGCTCTCCGCCGTCAGTGGCCCGGCGGGCAGCCCTCCGCGGCGGCCTGTCGGAATCAGCGGCATTCGCCAGCCACCGGTGGCCAGGCGGCGGCATCCAGCAGCACCCTCCCGCAGCCGCTTGCGATCAGCGACATTCGCCGACCACCGACAGCGGCGACTTTGCCAACCTCGACGGACGGCGGTGTCAGAC carries:
- a CDS encoding ATP-dependent helicase yields the protein MDDVAQDVLDLFSPATRTWFAGAFAAPTAAQEGAWRAAHAGQHALVVAPTGSGKTLSAFLWALDRLSSEPPPSRPRERCRILYVSPLKALAVDVQRNLRAPLTGISQAARRLGLPAPEIEVGMRTGDTTAAERRSFGKTPPDVLVTTPESLFLILTSSARESLAGVETVIVDEVHAVAGGKRGAHLALSLERLDELLPRPAQRIGLSATVRPVDEVSAFLAGGRPVTVVQPKLAKTIQVRVEVPVEDMANLDGPAPSPMERLEDLTSLSQLPSEGGSPDEDSGAAARRPSIWPAVEERVLELIRAHRSTIVFGNSRRLTERLTARLNELAAEQTELPDGGSFPAEAIGQSGLTTGAAPVIARAHHGSMSREQRTHVEEELKSGRLPCVVATSSLELGIDMGAVDLVVQIEAPPTVASGLQRVGRAGHQVGAVSSGVMFPKFRGDLVSCAVVAERMATGAIEAVRYPRNPLDVLAQHVVSMVALEPWTVPDLAALVRRAAPFTALPDDALHAVLDMLAGRYPSEEFGELRARITWDRVAGELHGRPGSQRLAVTSGGTIPDRGLFTVMTPGEEGKPGSRVGEFDEEMVYESRVGDTILLGTSSWRITDITHDRVLVVPAPGQPARMPFWKGDAAGRPLELGRALGAFVRELSTSDTAAARDRAAAAGLDQRACDNLLAYLEEQKSATRHVPNDRTLLLERYRDELGDWRIVLHSPFGAQVNAPWALAIAARLREHRGVDAQVAHSDDGIVLRLPDALDADGGEVTIGSDDVLLDPEEVEQLIVAEVSSSAVFAARFRECAARSLLLPRRDPGRRTPLWQQRQRASQLLSVAAKYERFPVILEAMREVLQDVYDVGGLRELMGDVRARRVRLVEVETPGASPFARSLLFGYVGMFLYETDAPLAERRAAALSLDSALLAELLGTEAIRELLDPEALAEVERSLQRLDPERHARSAEDAADLLRFLGDLSTAEASERGIQPEWLTELVAARRAIQVRIGGAERYLAIEDAGRVRDALGVALPVGVPEAFTEPVADPLGDLVSRYARARGPFTAAAAATRFGLGTAVVAGVLDRLTGEGRLVRGELSPIGHPDTHGVGLEYCDAAVLRRLRRASLARLRAEVEPVEPAALGRFLPAWHGIGARVRSAPTADDVLAVVEQLAGAPLPASAVESLILPSRLPGYSPALLDELTTAGEVTWAGCGALAGGDGWLALAPSDVADLLLPEVEENLPESPLHEAIVTTLEGGALFFRQLVDRITPALEAPPNDGDVVAALWDLVWAGVVTGDTFAPLRAQVAGRGAHKPRRAAPRGRYARMRASRPAMPSRTGPPTAAGRWALTPPREAEPTRRAHARTEAFLERHGVLTRGALDTERVTGGFSGIYKVLRGMEDTGQVVRGYVVEGLGAAQFAAKGAVDRLRALSGPPTSTDRGRDGAVVLAAADPAQPYGAALQWPAATGDTKHRPARKAGALAVLVDGVPALYVERGGRSLLSFTEERTPLQAAAAALSTAVREGWLGQLAVQRADGEHALTSELAEILQEAGFRATPKGLRLRA